In the Kitasatospora terrestris genome, one interval contains:
- a CDS encoding GNAT family N-acetyltransferase, whose amino-acid sequence MIRLERLRADHADAVLRFERENREFFARSVRDRGDAYFAEFATRHLMLLAEQDAGICHFHLVLDGQGVLLGRVNLVDVEQGSAELGYRVGESAAGRGVATAAVRAVCALAAGPYGLTRLTAMASLDNPASLAVLRRTGFTATGETVVDGRPARCFRRRLDAAEHATEHAAEGPAAG is encoded by the coding sequence GTGATCAGGCTTGAGCGGTTGCGGGCGGACCACGCGGACGCGGTACTCCGCTTCGAGCGGGAGAACCGGGAGTTCTTCGCCCGGAGTGTGCGGGACCGCGGCGACGCGTACTTCGCGGAGTTCGCGACCCGGCACCTGATGCTGCTCGCCGAGCAGGACGCCGGGATCTGCCACTTCCACCTCGTGCTGGACGGGCAGGGGGTGCTGCTGGGCCGGGTGAACCTGGTGGACGTCGAGCAAGGCTCGGCGGAACTCGGCTACCGGGTGGGCGAGTCCGCGGCCGGGCGGGGGGTGGCCACGGCGGCGGTCCGCGCGGTCTGCGCGCTGGCCGCCGGCCCGTACGGGTTGACCCGGCTCACCGCCATGGCCTCGCTCGACAATCCGGCCTCGCTCGCCGTGCTGCGGCGCACGGGGTTCACCGCGACCGGCGAGACGGTGGTCGACGGCAGGCCCGCCCGCTGCTTCCGCCGCCGCCTCGATGCCGCCGAGCACGCCACCGAGCACGCCGCCGAGGGCCCTGCGGCGGGCTGA
- a CDS encoding STAS domain-containing protein → MTGPVPAGRKGRGRRPPAPPLQVTATVLPGATVVRLAGEADHVQCRTLEIEFAKVMEGRPARLVVDLSRVTFCDTAGLNSLLRMRGTTETECRLVLAAPSRPVRSLLAVTGTDRVFTISPSIRAALAVPEADPEACGASDG, encoded by the coding sequence ATGACCGGGCCGGTCCCGGCGGGCCGGAAGGGGCGCGGCCGGCGCCCGCCGGCACCGCCGCTGCAGGTGACCGCCACCGTCCTGCCGGGGGCGACCGTCGTCCGGCTCGCGGGGGAGGCCGACCACGTGCAGTGCCGGACCCTGGAGATCGAGTTCGCCAAGGTGATGGAGGGCCGGCCGGCCCGGCTGGTGGTCGACCTGTCGCGGGTCACCTTCTGCGACACCGCCGGACTGAACTCCCTGCTGCGGATGCGCGGGACCACCGAGACCGAGTGCCGCCTCGTCCTGGCCGCCCCGTCGCGGCCGGTGCGGTCGCTGCTGGCCGTCACCGGAACGGACCGGGTCTTCACCATCAGCCCCAGCATCCGCGCGGCCCTCGCCGTCCCGGAGGCGGACCCGGAAGCGTGCGGGGCGTCGGACGGCTGA
- a CDS encoding phosphohydrolase: MSTLTLAEVDALAAEAHAGQTDRIGVPYVEHVRAVADGVAPFGTGLRMAALLHDVLEDTALTAEDLLRAGVPAAVVATVVRVTRVPGAGYEEMLREVVRDHSATLLKISDNAHNSHPDRAAHLPEADRLRLAERYRAARAVLWPAVAAEDVRAVVERVNPALLAELPR, encoded by the coding sequence ATGAGCACGCTGACCCTCGCCGAGGTGGACGCCCTCGCCGCCGAGGCCCACGCCGGGCAGACCGACCGGATCGGCGTGCCGTACGTCGAGCACGTCCGCGCGGTGGCGGACGGCGTCGCGCCGTTCGGCACCGGGCTGCGGATGGCGGCGCTGCTGCACGACGTCCTGGAGGACACCGCGCTGACCGCGGAGGACCTGCTGCGCGCGGGTGTGCCGGCGGCGGTGGTGGCGACCGTCGTCCGGGTGACCCGGGTGCCCGGCGCGGGGTACGAGGAGATGCTGCGCGAGGTCGTCCGCGACCACTCCGCCACCCTCCTCAAGATCTCCGACAACGCCCACAACTCCCACCCCGACCGCGCCGCGCACCTGCCCGAGGCCGACCGGCTGCGCCTCGCCGAGCGCTACCGGGCCGCCCGCGCGGTGCTCTGGCCGGCGGTCGCCGCGGAGGACGTCCGGGCCGTGGTCGAGCGGGTCAACCCCGCACTGCTGGCGGAACTGCCCCGGTAG
- a CDS encoding STAS domain-containing protein, protein MDTALSVSRRPAPPGVTVVALHGSADLDSAAVLAGALRRVLATPPAPGTLVVDCSGVSFCSSSGLNELLRARRVADEAGVVFRLASPSRQVARLLTLTGADTVFDVVPAELPA, encoded by the coding sequence ATGGACACGGCCCTGAGCGTCAGCCGCCGGCCGGCGCCGCCGGGCGTCACCGTCGTGGCGCTGCACGGCTCCGCCGACCTGGACAGTGCGGCGGTGCTGGCCGGTGCCCTGCGCCGGGTCCTCGCCACGCCTCCCGCGCCCGGGACGCTGGTGGTCGACTGCTCGGGCGTGAGCTTCTGCTCCTCCTCCGGTCTCAACGAGCTGCTGCGCGCCCGACGCGTCGCCGACGAGGCCGGGGTCGTGTTCCGGCTCGCGTCGCCCAGCCGGCAGGTCGCCCGCCTGCTGACGCTGACCGGGGCGGACACCGTTTTCGACGTCGTGCCCGCGGAGCTGCCGGCATGA
- a CDS encoding alpha/beta hydrolase: MTLSHDVAGQGPAVVLLHSSVCDRRMWEPQWAALVDAGYRVVRCDFRGFGGTPMPDGPYAEHEDVADLLDGLGIERAAVVGSSYGGRIALNLAALRPERVAALALLCPAVPGHEPSAKLREFGAREDELLEAGDVAGAVELNLETWLGPEADGATRELVRTMQRHSFDVQLAGPQDVGPTRPEVDLAHVQAPALVVGGAFDHPDFVEIARELPGRLGGGSRSVLLDWAGHLPSLERPAEVTELLLAYLAEAHPAR, from the coding sequence GTGACTCTTTCTCATGACGTGGCTGGTCAGGGCCCTGCAGTTGTGCTGCTCCACTCCTCGGTGTGCGACCGGAGGATGTGGGAGCCGCAGTGGGCGGCGTTGGTGGATGCCGGGTACCGGGTGGTGCGGTGCGACTTCCGCGGGTTCGGCGGGACGCCGATGCCCGACGGGCCGTACGCCGAGCACGAGGACGTGGCCGACCTGCTGGACGGACTCGGGATCGAGCGGGCCGCGGTGGTCGGCTCCTCGTACGGCGGGCGCATCGCGCTGAACCTGGCCGCGCTGCGGCCCGAGCGGGTGGCGGCGCTGGCGCTGCTGTGCCCGGCGGTGCCGGGGCACGAGCCGAGCGCGAAGCTGCGCGAGTTCGGTGCCCGGGAGGACGAGCTGCTGGAGGCCGGTGACGTCGCGGGCGCGGTGGAGCTGAACCTGGAGACGTGGCTCGGCCCGGAGGCGGACGGGGCGACCCGCGAGCTGGTGCGCACCATGCAGCGGCACTCCTTCGACGTGCAGCTGGCCGGCCCGCAGGACGTCGGCCCGACCCGGCCCGAGGTGGACCTGGCTCACGTGCAGGCTCCCGCCCTGGTGGTCGGCGGCGCGTTCGACCACCCGGACTTCGTGGAGATCGCGCGCGAGCTGCCGGGCCGGCTCGGCGGCGGGAGCCGGTCCGTGCTGCTGGACTGGGCGGGCCACCTGCCGAGCCTGGAGCGCCCGGCAGAGGTCACCGAGCTGCTCCTGGCGTACCTGGCCGAGGCCCACCCGGCGCGGTGA
- a CDS encoding DNA-formamidopyrimidine glycosylase family protein yields MPEGDSVYQVAARLHEVLAGRVLTAADLRVPAHATADLAGRLVLETVPRGKHLLTRFDGGLTLHTHLRMDGRWQVFRAGEKWSGGPAFQIRAVLATEQHTAVGYRLPVVELLRTADEPSVVGHLGPDLLGADWDADEALRRLAADPARPLGEALLDQRNLAGIGNVYANELCFLAAVTPWTPVGDLTVLPRLVARAHQLLDFNRMRHGHITTGDLRPGRTHWVYGRARDTCRRCGTRIRTAPHDRDRPAYWCPHCQKGPTPSPSPRR; encoded by the coding sequence GTGCCCGAGGGTGACAGCGTGTACCAGGTGGCCGCGCGGCTGCACGAGGTGCTGGCCGGGCGGGTGCTGACCGCCGCCGACCTGCGGGTGCCCGCGCACGCCACCGCCGACCTCGCCGGGCGGCTGGTGCTGGAGACCGTCCCGCGCGGCAAGCACCTGCTGACCCGGTTCGACGGCGGGCTGACCCTCCACACCCACCTGCGGATGGACGGGCGCTGGCAGGTGTTCCGCGCGGGGGAGAAGTGGAGCGGCGGCCCGGCCTTCCAGATCCGCGCCGTCCTCGCCACCGAGCAGCACACCGCCGTCGGCTACCGGCTGCCCGTCGTCGAACTGCTGCGCACCGCCGACGAGCCCAGCGTCGTCGGCCACCTCGGCCCCGACCTGCTCGGCGCCGACTGGGACGCCGACGAGGCCCTCCGCCGGCTCGCCGCCGACCCGGCGCGACCGCTCGGCGAGGCCCTCCTCGACCAGCGCAACCTCGCCGGCATCGGCAACGTGTACGCCAACGAGCTCTGCTTCCTCGCCGCCGTCACCCCGTGGACCCCGGTCGGCGACCTCACCGTCCTGCCCCGCCTGGTGGCCCGCGCCCACCAACTCCTCGACTTCAACCGGATGCGCCACGGCCACATCACCACCGGCGACCTCCGCCCCGGCCGCACGCACTGGGTCTACGGCCGCGCCCGCGACACCTGCCGCCGCTGCGGCACCCGCATCCGCACCGCCCCCCACGACCGCGACCGCCCCGCCTACTGGTGCCCCCACTGCCAGAAGGGTCCCACCCCGTCGCCCTCACCCCGCCGCTGA
- a CDS encoding bifunctional 5,10-methylenetetrahydrofolate dehydrogenase/5,10-methenyltetrahydrofolate cyclohydrolase yields the protein MDGTARAAELTARTAAGAAELTRRTGTAPCLATVLVGEDPASVTYVRMKVRRCELNGIRSRQVVLPAGTTTDRLVEVVSGLSADPEVHGILLQHPVGAHIDERAAFEAIAPGKDVDGVTMHSFAAMGFGLPGFVSCTPGGIMRLLDAYGVDPAGRHAVVVGRSAILGRPAGMLLLARDATVTYCHSRTVDLPARVAEADIVVAAVGRPELIRGEWIKPGAVVVDAGYNPGNVGDVDFAGAAARASLITPVPGGVGPMTVAVLLEQTVRAAAVQLGEDPAALGL from the coding sequence ATGGACGGCACCGCGCGCGCCGCCGAGCTGACGGCCCGTACGGCCGCCGGCGCCGCCGAACTGACCCGCCGCACCGGGACGGCCCCGTGCCTGGCCACCGTGCTGGTGGGCGAGGACCCGGCGTCGGTCACCTACGTGCGGATGAAGGTGCGCCGCTGCGAGCTCAACGGGATCCGCTCCCGGCAGGTCGTCCTTCCGGCCGGCACCACCACCGACCGGCTGGTGGAGGTGGTGTCCGGCCTGTCGGCCGATCCGGAGGTGCACGGCATCCTGCTGCAGCACCCGGTGGGCGCGCACATCGACGAGCGCGCCGCGTTCGAGGCGATCGCGCCCGGCAAGGACGTCGACGGCGTGACCATGCACTCCTTCGCCGCGATGGGCTTCGGCCTGCCCGGGTTCGTCTCCTGCACGCCGGGCGGCATCATGCGGCTGCTCGACGCGTACGGCGTCGACCCGGCGGGGCGGCACGCCGTGGTGGTCGGCCGCTCGGCCATCCTCGGCCGGCCCGCCGGGATGCTGCTGCTCGCCCGCGACGCCACCGTGACGTACTGCCACTCGCGGACGGTCGACCTGCCGGCCCGGGTCGCCGAGGCGGACATCGTGGTGGCGGCGGTCGGGCGGCCCGAGTTGATCCGCGGCGAGTGGATCAAGCCGGGCGCCGTGGTGGTGGACGCGGGCTACAACCCCGGCAACGTCGGCGACGTGGACTTCGCGGGCGCGGCGGCCCGCGCGTCACTGATCACGCCGGTCCCGGGCGGCGTCGGCCCGATGACCGTCGCGGTGCTGCTGGAGCAGACCGTGCGGGCGGCGGCCGTCCAGCTCGGGGAGGACCCGGCGGCACTCGGGCTGTGA
- a CDS encoding serine/threonine-protein kinase has product MPPTQPTPQDARWELPDYAHERELGAGASGRVVLARHLATGTPVAIKYLTAAGSEHAAFRTEAQLLATLDSPHVTRLYEYVEGPYGAAIVMELVEGISLRDLLNAEGATGPEAALTVLKGSLLGLAAAHRAGVVHRDYKPGNVLVTVDGGSKLVDFGIAVRSGEKDTVVAGTPAYMAPEQWAGQPASPATDVYAATATFFECLTGAKPYAGTTVLELAVQHTEAEIPDTEAPEALRPLIRAGLAKAAEQRPDGAEALVAQLEAVAGAAYGEDWEERGRRKLAALVAALPLLLPGAGGEPAAGGTSFATTVLPPGPPPGSGGGTGLPRVGRRVPLIGAGVALVLIAGGIAGVAVAGSHASDSTTKVAAPELTTTFGAPLPTDSPTATDSASPSPSASPSDSASPSPSASASTSPTSLPSASPKAPPTTSAPTSTPPAPPTTTPPTTTAPPPTPAVTSIGISTTCKGYTLVATVTGSITPAGSVPANITFYVPLGAGQKVLHVTPVTLTAIRGGRFTATAEWSFSDYVGYTWGASVAAATKGQNASTTNSCTVIR; this is encoded by the coding sequence ATGCCCCCGACCCAGCCGACACCCCAGGACGCCCGCTGGGAGCTGCCCGACTACGCCCACGAGCGGGAGCTCGGCGCAGGCGCCTCCGGCCGCGTCGTCCTCGCCCGCCACCTGGCGACCGGCACCCCCGTCGCCATCAAGTACCTCACTGCCGCCGGCTCCGAGCACGCCGCCTTCCGCACCGAGGCCCAGCTCCTCGCCACCCTCGACTCGCCGCACGTCACGCGGCTCTACGAGTACGTCGAGGGCCCGTACGGCGCCGCCATCGTGATGGAGCTCGTCGAAGGCATCTCGCTGCGCGACCTGCTCAACGCCGAGGGCGCCACCGGCCCGGAGGCCGCCCTCACCGTCCTCAAGGGCTCCCTGCTCGGCCTCGCCGCCGCCCACCGCGCCGGCGTCGTCCACCGCGACTACAAGCCCGGCAACGTCCTGGTCACCGTCGACGGCGGATCCAAGCTCGTCGACTTCGGCATCGCCGTCCGCAGCGGCGAGAAGGACACCGTCGTCGCCGGCACCCCCGCCTACATGGCCCCCGAGCAGTGGGCCGGGCAGCCCGCCTCGCCCGCCACCGACGTGTACGCCGCCACCGCCACCTTCTTCGAGTGCCTCACCGGCGCCAAGCCGTACGCCGGCACCACCGTGCTCGAACTCGCCGTCCAGCACACCGAGGCGGAGATCCCCGACACCGAGGCGCCCGAAGCCCTCCGGCCCCTCATCCGGGCCGGCCTCGCCAAGGCCGCCGAGCAGCGCCCCGACGGCGCGGAGGCGCTCGTCGCCCAGCTGGAGGCCGTCGCCGGCGCCGCGTACGGCGAGGACTGGGAGGAGCGCGGACGCCGCAAGCTCGCCGCGCTCGTCGCCGCCCTGCCCCTGCTGCTGCCCGGCGCCGGCGGCGAACCCGCCGCCGGCGGCACCTCCTTCGCCACCACCGTCCTTCCCCCCGGCCCCCCGCCGGGCTCCGGCGGCGGCACCGGCCTCCCGCGGGTGGGCCGCCGCGTCCCCCTGATCGGCGCGGGCGTCGCCCTCGTCCTGATCGCCGGCGGCATCGCCGGCGTCGCCGTCGCCGGCAGCCACGCCTCCGACAGCACCACCAAGGTCGCCGCCCCCGAACTCACCACCACCTTCGGCGCCCCCCTCCCGACGGACTCCCCGACCGCGACCGACTCCGCCTCCCCCTCCCCCTCGGCATCCCCGTCAGACTCGGCCTCCCCGTCGCCGTCCGCCTCCGCGTCGACGAGCCCGACCAGCCTGCCGTCCGCCTCCCCGAAGGCCCCGCCCACCACCAGCGCCCCCACCAGCACCCCGCCCGCTCCGCCGACGACCACGCCGCCCACCACCACGGCGCCGCCGCCCACGCCGGCCGTGACCAGCATCGGGATCAGCACCACCTGCAAGGGGTACACGCTGGTCGCGACGGTCACCGGCAGCATCACCCCGGCCGGGAGCGTACCCGCCAACATCACCTTCTACGTCCCGCTGGGCGCGGGTCAGAAGGTCCTCCACGTCACGCCCGTGACCCTCACCGCGATCCGCGGCGGCCGGTTCACGGCGACTGCCGAATGGTCGTTCTCCGACTACGTCGGCTATACCTGGGGCGCCAGTGTCGCCGCGGCGACGAAGGGGCAGAACGCCTCCACCACCAACAGCTGCACAGTCATCCGCTGA
- a CDS encoding CHAP domain-containing protein: MVSARAMINRAEHWIGYREGAGNANRFSAEVGRPAESWCADFVSAVARESGNAAYFPDTASCAVGRDWFRRHGRLSVYPAVGAQVFFGADGNPWGPGGEHTGVVTAYTATTITVVAGNTNADGSPQGDGVYRRTYRRRSDYVESYGYPAYPEGLVCADPAWRGRPGITYFGQQADIRDLPAGTPSRTADLPAPAQPADARPAGATADGPPAPPTAEPGTADLPSTDLPGPRRDTSPDHTA; the protein is encoded by the coding sequence ATGGTGAGCGCGCGAGCGATGATCAACCGGGCAGAACACTGGATCGGCTACCGCGAGGGAGCCGGAAACGCCAACCGCTTCTCCGCCGAAGTCGGGCGGCCCGCCGAGAGCTGGTGCGCCGACTTCGTCAGCGCCGTCGCCCGGGAGAGCGGCAACGCCGCGTACTTCCCCGACACCGCGTCCTGCGCCGTCGGCCGCGACTGGTTCCGCCGGCACGGCCGGCTCTCCGTCTACCCCGCCGTCGGCGCCCAGGTCTTCTTCGGCGCCGACGGCAACCCCTGGGGGCCCGGCGGCGAACACACCGGCGTGGTGACCGCCTACACCGCCACCACCATCACCGTCGTCGCCGGCAACACCAACGCCGACGGCTCCCCGCAGGGCGACGGCGTCTACCGCCGCACCTACCGGCGCCGCTCCGACTACGTCGAGTCCTACGGCTACCCCGCGTACCCCGAAGGCCTCGTCTGCGCCGACCCCGCCTGGCGCGGCCGCCCCGGCATCACCTACTTCGGCCAGCAGGCCGACATCCGCGACCTGCCCGCCGGCACCCCGTCCCGCACCGCCGACCTGCCCGCCCCGGCCCAGCCCGCGGACGCCCGGCCGGCCGGCGCCACGGCCGACGGGCCGCCCGCCCCGCCCACCGCCGAACCCGGCACCGCCGACCTGCCCAGCACCGACCTGCCCGGGCCGCGCCGCGACACCAGCCCCGACCACACGGCCTGA
- a CDS encoding uridine kinase, with amino-acid sequence MPDVQVTPISPERLAELLADRIDALDPGDRRLRVAIDGAPAARPGELADALVEPLRLRGRPVLRVSAADFLRPASVRLEYGKQDADAYHDLWLDDGALLREVLDPLEPGGSGRVLPTFWDAAADRASRARYVELAPRGVLLLDGPLLLGRWLPLELAVHLFLSPGALARRTPEDERWTLPAFARYADETGPTDLADLTVRTDDLRHPALVERT; translated from the coding sequence GTGCCCGACGTCCAGGTGACCCCGATCTCGCCCGAACGCCTCGCCGAGCTGCTCGCCGACCGCATCGACGCCCTCGACCCCGGTGACCGGCGGCTGCGGGTGGCGATCGACGGCGCGCCCGCGGCCCGGCCCGGCGAGCTCGCCGACGCGCTCGTCGAGCCGCTGCGACTGCGCGGCCGACCGGTGCTGCGGGTCTCCGCCGCGGACTTCCTGCGGCCCGCCTCCGTCCGCCTGGAGTACGGGAAGCAGGACGCCGACGCCTACCACGACCTGTGGCTCGACGACGGGGCGCTGCTCCGCGAGGTCCTCGACCCGCTGGAACCCGGCGGCAGCGGACGCGTCCTGCCCACCTTCTGGGACGCCGCCGCCGACCGTGCCAGCCGCGCCCGGTACGTCGAGCTGGCGCCGCGCGGCGTCCTGCTGCTCGACGGCCCGCTCCTGCTCGGCCGCTGGCTCCCGCTCGAACTGGCCGTCCACCTCTTCCTCTCCCCCGGCGCGCTCGCCCGCCGCACCCCCGAGGACGAGCGCTGGACCCTCCCCGCCTTCGCCCGCTACGCCGACGAGACCGGCCCCACCGACCTGGCCGACCTCACCGTCCGCACCGACGACCTGCGCCACCCCGCGCTGGTCGAGCGCACCTGA
- a CDS encoding PQQ-binding-like beta-propeller repeat protein: MPRHRWADPLSAGVCALALLLGGCASGSGGTPGTPNGGTGASPGPSSPGPSELTAGPRGPTPAAPGDWTQYHRDALRTGTVPDLPAAGAPARTWAAHLDGAVYGQPLLVGGRVLAATENNTVYALDPSGGTVLWSRNLGAPARESELPCGNIDPLGITSTPVYDPATGLLFVLAELAGGRHRLTGLDAATGEVVVSRDAEPPVGDRTAHQQRAALALWDGRVVIAYGGLYGDCGDYRGTVLSVPATGAGEIRAYTVPTGREGGIWASGGPVVDGDRLLLSVGNGESTGGGHDGSDSVLSLTPELTRADFFAPATWAEDNAADLDLGSLAPVRVGPYVLAVGKRGTGYLLDAKNLGGIGGEKARADVCPAFGGAAVDGTTVYVPCEDGLVRLAVGADASLHVDWRLPLGRGGSPVVGGGAVWVLDWRAATLHTVDPASGRVLHTVDVGAKVPNFASPVLVGDQVLVGTADGVTAFRTR; encoded by the coding sequence GTGCCACGGCACCGGTGGGCTGATCCGCTGTCGGCGGGCGTCTGCGCCCTCGCACTGCTGCTCGGCGGCTGCGCCTCGGGCTCCGGCGGCACCCCGGGGACGCCGAACGGCGGGACGGGCGCCTCGCCCGGACCGTCCTCGCCCGGGCCGTCGGAGCTCACCGCCGGGCCGCGCGGCCCGACGCCCGCCGCACCCGGCGACTGGACGCAGTACCACCGGGACGCGCTGCGCACCGGCACCGTGCCCGACCTGCCGGCCGCCGGCGCGCCCGCCCGCACCTGGGCCGCCCACCTGGACGGCGCCGTCTACGGCCAGCCGCTGCTGGTCGGCGGCCGGGTGCTCGCCGCCACCGAGAACAACACCGTGTACGCGCTCGACCCGTCCGGCGGCACGGTCCTGTGGAGCCGGAACCTGGGCGCCCCCGCCCGGGAGTCCGAGCTGCCGTGCGGCAACATCGACCCGCTCGGCATCACCTCCACCCCGGTGTACGACCCGGCGACCGGCCTGCTCTTCGTCCTCGCCGAACTCGCCGGCGGGCGCCACCGGCTCACCGGCCTGGACGCCGCCACCGGCGAGGTCGTGGTCAGCCGCGACGCCGAACCGCCGGTCGGCGACCGGACCGCCCACCAGCAGCGCGCCGCACTCGCCCTCTGGGACGGCCGGGTGGTGATCGCGTACGGCGGCCTGTACGGCGACTGCGGGGACTACCGGGGCACGGTGCTGTCGGTGCCCGCGACGGGCGCCGGGGAGATCCGCGCGTACACCGTGCCCACCGGCCGCGAGGGCGGAATCTGGGCGAGCGGCGGACCGGTCGTCGACGGCGACCGGCTGCTGCTCTCCGTCGGCAACGGCGAGTCCACCGGCGGCGGCCACGACGGCTCCGACTCGGTGCTCTCGCTCACCCCCGAGCTGACCCGCGCCGACTTCTTCGCGCCCGCCACCTGGGCCGAGGACAACGCCGCCGACCTCGACCTCGGCTCGCTCGCCCCGGTCCGCGTCGGCCCGTACGTGCTCGCCGTCGGCAAGCGCGGCACCGGGTACCTGCTCGACGCCAAGAACCTCGGCGGGATCGGCGGCGAGAAGGCCCGGGCCGACGTCTGCCCGGCCTTCGGCGGCGCCGCGGTCGACGGCACGACCGTCTACGTGCCCTGCGAGGACGGCCTGGTCCGGCTCGCCGTCGGCGCCGACGCGAGCCTGCACGTCGACTGGCGGCTGCCGCTCGGCCGCGGCGGGTCACCCGTGGTCGGCGGCGGCGCGGTGTGGGTGCTGGACTGGCGGGCCGCGACGCTCCACACCGTCGACCCGGCGAGCGGACGGGTCCTGCACACGGTGGACGTCGGCGCGAAAGTGCCCAACTTCGCCTCGCCCGTCCTGGTCGGCGACCAGGTGCTGGTCGGCACCGCGGACGGGGTCACCGCCTTCCGCACCCGCTGA
- a CDS encoding dsRBD fold-containing protein, translating to MSGAAREPQVTEWAVRLRVTEDGDLTRVHAALDTGAGTVESDAEARRSPLDPADPAIGDELAAGRALMDLGHQLLRAGSVAAEAADTARRRDTG from the coding sequence ATGAGCGGCGCCGCCCGCGAACCGCAGGTCACCGAGTGGGCGGTCCGGCTGCGGGTCACCGAGGACGGTGACCTCACCCGCGTCCACGCCGCCCTGGACACCGGGGCCGGCACGGTCGAGTCCGACGCCGAGGCGCGCCGCAGCCCGCTCGACCCGGCCGACCCCGCGATCGGCGACGAGCTCGCCGCCGGACGCGCGCTGATGGACCTCGGCCACCAGCTGCTGCGCGCCGGATCCGTCGCCGCCGAGGCCGCCGACACGGCCCGCCGCCGCGACACAGGGTGA